A stretch of the bacterium genome encodes the following:
- a CDS encoding FAD binding domain-containing protein — protein MSLPVFEVYLPSSLQDAVTFLSENVRDTKVIAGGTDLVPSLKQKLFEPQYLLDIKPIQELHGIHETPDGGVRIGALTTITEMVENPLLQHHFSVLQQAAATVAGPSLRNVGTLGGNICLDTRCYWYNQSYFWRQSCGFCIKKDGSLCHVAPGSKTCWAVYSGDTAAALLTLDARLKLISARGERLVTLPDFFVNDGLVRNRMEPDEILSEVHIPAKVRDYQGAYEKYRIRGSVDYPLAGVAIAMKGDNGSEEDLRVALTAVNPLPLLLKDPVSLLRDREELQKLAQRTAKPLKTSASTMEYRRHIIGIMLKRALEKLN, from the coding sequence ATGAGTCTGCCTGTCTTTGAAGTTTATTTGCCCTCTTCGCTTCAGGATGCTGTCACCTTTCTTTCGGAAAATGTGCGGGACACAAAAGTGATTGCGGGTGGAACGGATCTGGTTCCAAGCCTCAAGCAAAAGTTATTCGAGCCACAATATCTGCTGGATATCAAACCAATCCAGGAATTGCACGGCATTCATGAAACGCCTGATGGCGGTGTGCGAATCGGCGCTCTAACAACGATCACCGAAATGGTGGAAAACCCATTGTTGCAGCACCACTTTTCTGTACTGCAGCAGGCAGCGGCAACTGTAGCTGGACCCAGTTTGCGAAACGTTGGAACATTAGGTGGAAATATTTGCCTGGATACGCGGTGTTACTGGTACAACCAGTCTTATTTCTGGCGGCAATCCTGTGGATTTTGCATCAAGAAGGATGGCTCTCTCTGCCACGTGGCGCCGGGAAGTAAAACTTGCTGGGCCGTGTATTCGGGCGATACAGCGGCGGCGTTGCTGACGCTTGATGCGCGGTTGAAACTGATATCCGCGCGTGGAGAAAGGCTTGTTACATTGCCTGATTTTTTCGTGAATGACGGGCTGGTGAGAAATCGAATGGAACCGGATGAAATTTTGAGCGAAGTTCACATCCCTGCAAAAGTTCGAGATTACCAGGGAGCCTATGAAAAATATCGGATTCGCGGCTCCGTGGATTACCCGCTTGCAGGCGTGGCGATAGCAATGAAAGGAGACAATGGCAGCGAGGAAGATCTTCGAGTGGCGTTAACCGCCGTAAATCCGTTACCTTTGTTATTGAAGGATCCGGTTTCATTGTTAAGGGACCGTGAAGAATTGCAAAAACTGGCGCAGCGAACCGCGAAACCCTTGAAGACATCCGCCAGCACCATGGAATATCGCCGTCACATAATTGGAATCATGTTGAAACGCGCTTTAGAAAAATTAAATTGA